In a genomic window of Flavobacterium sp. KACC 22761:
- a CDS encoding TlpA disulfide reductase family protein, translating to METLFLLLLKLNIIVLESMKKFISLLALFFVFAISSAQNKFGNSEIDPIQIQKNFTDWSAYQSKKIMLSRDFTALDAESKEISKEAFLDQLANRNFIPIRLKSEGNEYVYKLFKIQPKTDTSIKATINQIGFDAYKNYKMEGTAFPKFSFKDLNGNLVTNESMKGKIIVIKCWYIHCTPCIREFPQVNKLVEEYKDRKDIVFMSLAEDSAEQLKTFLARKPLSYSVIPDMKVYMNESLQLNSFPTHFIINKEGMIAKVLPNFESLEVALAKESKL from the coding sequence ATGGAGACATTATTTTTACTACTTTTGAAATTAAATATAATTGTTTTAGAATCCATGAAGAAATTCATCAGTTTACTTGCCCTGTTTTTTGTTTTTGCAATAAGTTCAGCTCAGAATAAATTTGGAAATTCAGAAATAGATCCCATTCAAATTCAAAAAAACTTTACTGACTGGTCAGCTTATCAAAGCAAAAAAATAATGCTTTCAAGAGATTTTACGGCTCTTGATGCTGAATCAAAAGAAATTTCAAAAGAAGCTTTTTTAGATCAATTAGCAAACAGAAATTTCATCCCAATTCGATTAAAATCTGAAGGTAATGAGTATGTATATAAACTTTTCAAAATTCAGCCAAAAACAGATACAAGCATAAAAGCAACAATCAATCAAATAGGTTTTGATGCTTATAAAAACTATAAAATGGAAGGAACAGCTTTCCCAAAATTTTCATTTAAAGATTTAAACGGAAATCTGGTAACTAACGAATCCATGAAAGGAAAAATCATTGTAATAAAATGCTGGTACATTCACTGTACGCCATGCATCAGAGAATTTCCGCAAGTCAACAAATTAGTTGAAGAATACAAAGACAGAAAAGATATTGTTTTTATGAGTTTAGCCGAAGATTCAGCAGAACAATTAAAAACATTCTTAGCCAGAAAACCATTATCTTATTCTGTAATTCCAGACATGAAAGTCTACATGAATGAATCTCTGCAATTGAATTCTTTTCCAACACATTTTATCATTAACAAAGAAGGAATGATTGCAAAAGTGCTTCCTAATTTTGAAAGTTTGGAAGTGGCGCTTGCTAAAGAAAGTAAGTTATAA
- a CDS encoding OmpA family protein: MKNYIFLCLTFVSVFSLDSYSQQSKVNSGDKKYNNYAYVDAIKTYEKVADKGYKSEEMFKKLGNSYYFNSDFEGAAKWYGELFAMNSNIEPEYYYRYAQSLKSIGDTKKANKILDEFDAKNKNDNRAKLYKEDVNYLDQIKANSGRYNIENAGINSKYSDYGSFVYNNKLYFASARDTGNFSQRKHKWTGEYFTNIYDADVDPSTYTASKVNKFKNALNSKFNEATPVFSKDGKTAYFTRNNFVDGKKGKDANKITLVKLYKANLDSKGQWTNITPLSFTSDNYSTAHPALSPDGKTLYFASDMPGTIGQSDIYKVSINEDGSFGNPENLGKPINTEGKETFPFVTDDNEIYFASDGHPGLGGLDVFVGDIDSDGSISNIQNLGADVNSPKDDFAYFIDSKSRLGYFSSNKDGGLGSDDIYKFLETRRLKCIQELSGLITDIATNEILPGAKVTLYENQVVKNTTTADATGLYKFPVDCKKTYNVRAENQDYETREVSVTIDKVSGKTDLPIALTKRMCRVTVGDDLGKCFGIKMIYFDLDKSNIRPEAALDLEKILAVLNDYPAMKLDIRSHTDSRASHQYNEGLSDRRAKSTIQWLIKNGIKADRLTGKGYGETQLVNKCSDGVPCTEEEHQLNRRSEFIITAL; this comes from the coding sequence ATGAAAAATTATATTTTCCTTTGCCTAACATTTGTAAGCGTTTTTTCATTGGACAGTTATTCACAGCAGTCAAAAGTAAACTCTGGTGATAAAAAATACAATAATTACGCTTATGTTGACGCAATAAAAACGTATGAAAAAGTAGCAGATAAAGGATATAAATCTGAAGAAATGTTCAAGAAGCTTGGAAATTCTTATTATTTCAATTCAGATTTTGAAGGCGCTGCTAAATGGTATGGTGAGTTGTTTGCAATGAATTCGAACATAGAACCTGAATACTACTACAGATATGCTCAATCGCTAAAATCGATAGGTGATACAAAAAAAGCAAATAAAATTCTAGACGAATTTGATGCCAAAAACAAAAACGACAATAGAGCAAAACTGTATAAAGAAGATGTAAATTATCTGGACCAAATCAAAGCCAACTCAGGCCGATATAATATTGAAAATGCTGGAATAAACAGCAAATATTCAGATTACGGATCATTTGTTTACAACAACAAATTATACTTCGCATCTGCAAGAGATACTGGAAATTTTTCGCAAAGAAAACACAAATGGACAGGCGAATACTTTACCAATATTTATGATGCCGATGTCGATCCTTCGACCTATACTGCTTCTAAAGTAAACAAATTCAAAAATGCTTTAAACAGTAAATTCAACGAAGCAACTCCCGTTTTTTCAAAAGATGGGAAAACTGCATACTTCACTAGAAACAATTTTGTAGATGGTAAAAAAGGAAAAGATGCTAATAAAATTACTTTAGTAAAATTATACAAAGCCAATCTCGACAGTAAAGGGCAATGGACCAATATAACGCCATTATCTTTTACAAGTGACAATTACAGTACGGCACATCCCGCACTTAGTCCAGACGGAAAAACACTATATTTTGCCTCTGATATGCCAGGCACAATTGGACAATCAGATATTTATAAAGTGAGCATCAATGAAGATGGAAGCTTTGGCAATCCAGAAAATTTAGGAAAACCAATAAATACAGAAGGAAAAGAAACTTTTCCGTTTGTAACAGATGACAATGAAATTTACTTTGCCTCAGACGGTCATCCAGGATTGGGAGGTCTAGATGTTTTTGTGGGAGATATTGACAGCGATGGCAGTATCAGCAATATTCAAAATCTCGGCGCCGATGTGAATTCCCCAAAAGATGATTTTGCCTATTTTATAGATTCTAAAAGTAGACTTGGTTATTTCAGTTCCAATAAAGATGGCGGGCTAGGTTCAGATGATATCTATAAATTCTTAGAAACCCGAAGGCTAAAATGCATTCAGGAATTAAGCGGTCTTATAACCGATATTGCAACAAATGAAATTTTGCCTGGAGCTAAAGTTACTTTATACGAAAATCAAGTGGTCAAAAACACGACAACGGCCGATGCGACAGGATTATATAAATTTCCAGTTGATTGCAAAAAAACCTATAATGTTCGTGCTGAAAACCAAGATTATGAAACTAGAGAAGTTAGCGTAACAATTGATAAAGTAAGCGGAAAAACCGACTTGCCAATTGCTTTAACTAAACGCATGTGTCGTGTTACTGTTGGTGATGATTTAGGAAAATGTTTTGGTATCAAAATGATTTACTTCGACTTGGACAAATCAAACATCAGACCTGAAGCTGCATTAGATTTAGAAAAAATATTGGCTGTATTAAACGATTATCCGGCAATGAAACTTGATATTCGCTCACATACAGACAGCCGTGCATCACATCAATACAATGAAGGTTTGTCTGACCGAAGAGCAAAATCTACTATTCAATGGTTGATCAAAAACGGTATCAAAGCCGATCGCTTAACCGGAAAAGGATATGGAGAAACACAGCTTGTAAACAAATGTTCTGATGGTGTTCCTTGTACTGAAGAAGAACATCAACTGAACAGACGAAGCGAATTTATTATTACGGCACTTTAG
- a CDS encoding ABC-F family ATP-binding cassette domain-containing protein — MLTVNNLSVQFGKRILFDEVNTTFTHGNIYGVIGANGAGKSTFLKIISGDMDPTSGHIHLEPGKRMSVLNQNHNMFDEHTVLETVLMGNKVLYAVKKEMDELYLDYNDANADRIGELQVQFEEMNGWNADSDAAAMLSNLGITEADHYTLMADMEGKMKVRVLLAQALFGNPDLLIMDEPTNDLDFETIAWLENFLANYENTVIVVSHDRHFLDAVCTHISDIDFGKINHYSGNYTFWYESSQLAAKQRAQQNKKAEEKKQELEEFIRRFSANVAKSKQATSRKKMISKLNIAEIKPSSRRYPAIIFDQDREAGDQILNVEGLAASVDGEVLFKDINLNMAKGDKIVLFSKDSRATTAFYEILNGEQKADSGTFDWGITTNQAYLPAENHKYFENDLTLVDWLRQYAKTEEERDEVFIRGFLGKMIFSGEEALKTSRVLSGGEKVRCMLSRMMMERANVLMLDEPTNHLDLESITAFNNSLKNFKGSVIFTTHDHEFAQTVGNRIVELTPNGVIDRYMTFDEYLDDEKIQEQRKKMYNL; from the coding sequence ATGTTAACAGTCAATAATTTATCAGTTCAATTTGGCAAACGAATTTTGTTTGACGAAGTAAATACCACATTCACTCACGGAAATATTTACGGCGTTATTGGAGCCAATGGTGCTGGAAAATCTACATTTCTAAAAATTATTTCAGGCGATATGGACCCAACTTCTGGGCACATTCATTTAGAACCGGGAAAACGTATGTCGGTTTTAAACCAGAACCACAACATGTTCGACGAACACACTGTTTTGGAAACCGTTTTAATGGGAAATAAAGTTCTGTATGCTGTTAAAAAAGAAATGGATGAACTTTATTTAGATTATAATGATGCTAATGCAGACAGAATAGGGGAGTTACAAGTTCAGTTTGAAGAAATGAACGGATGGAACGCCGATTCTGATGCTGCAGCCATGTTGTCTAACTTAGGAATCACAGAAGCAGATCATTATACTTTAATGGCTGATATGGAGGGAAAAATGAAAGTACGTGTCCTTTTGGCACAGGCACTTTTTGGAAATCCTGACTTGCTGATTATGGATGAGCCTACCAACGATTTGGATTTCGAGACAATCGCTTGGTTAGAGAACTTCTTAGCAAACTACGAAAATACTGTAATCGTTGTATCTCACGACCGTCACTTTTTAGATGCGGTTTGTACACATATTTCTGATATTGATTTCGGAAAAATCAACCACTACTCAGGAAACTATACGTTCTGGTACGAGTCTAGCCAATTAGCGGCAAAACAACGTGCACAGCAAAACAAAAAAGCAGAAGAGAAGAAACAAGAGTTGGAAGAATTTATTCGTCGTTTTAGTGCAAACGTGGCGAAATCGAAACAAGCTACTTCTCGTAAAAAAATGATTTCGAAATTAAATATTGCCGAAATCAAACCATCTAGCCGTCGTTACCCTGCGATTATCTTCGATCAGGATCGTGAAGCTGGAGATCAGATCTTGAATGTAGAAGGTTTAGCAGCTTCTGTAGATGGAGAAGTTTTATTCAAAGACATTAACCTGAATATGGCAAAAGGCGATAAAATCGTTCTTTTCTCTAAAGATTCACGTGCAACGACTGCTTTCTACGAAATCTTAAACGGTGAACAAAAAGCAGATTCTGGAACTTTCGACTGGGGAATTACAACCAACCAAGCGTATTTGCCAGCTGAAAACCACAAATATTTCGAAAATGACTTAACTTTAGTTGACTGGTTACGTCAGTACGCTAAAACAGAAGAAGAGCGTGATGAGGTATTTATTAGAGGTTTCTTAGGGAAAATGATTTTCTCAGGAGAAGAAGCTTTAAAAACATCTAGAGTGTTATCAGGAGGAGAAAAAGTTCGTTGTATGTTGTCTAGAATGATGATGGAACGTGCAAACGTTTTAATGCTTGATGAGCCAACAAACCACTTAGATTTGGAGTCTATTACAGCTTTCAACAACTCATTGAAAAACTTTAAAGGTTCTGTAATTTTTACAACACATGACCACGAGTTCGCGCAAACTGTTGGTAACAGAATCGTAGAATTGACACCAAACGGAGTAATCGACCGTTACATGACATTTGATGAATATCTTGATGATGAGAAAATTCAAGAACAAAGAAAGAAGATGTACAATCTTTAA
- a CDS encoding aspartate carbamoyltransferase catalytic subunit has protein sequence MKELSVDHLLGIKYINENDINLIFETADHFKEVINRPIKKVPSLRDITIANIFFENSTRTKLSFELAQKRLSADVISFSAAQSSVKKGETLIDTVNNILSMKVDMVVMRHSNPGAAYFLSKNVKASIVNAGDGAHEHPTQALLDSYSIREKLGDVAGKKVVIVGDILHSRVALSNIYALQMQGAEVKVCGPKTLIPRYIESLGVTVEPNLRKALEWCDVANMLRVQNERMDVNFFPSTREYAQQYGVDKQLLDSLSKEIVIMHPGPINRGVEITSEVADSDHSVILNQVENGVAIRMAVIYLLASKIQQ, from the coding sequence ATGAAAGAATTAAGCGTAGATCATTTATTAGGAATCAAATATATCAACGAGAATGATATTAACCTGATTTTTGAAACGGCAGATCATTTTAAAGAAGTCATTAATAGACCAATTAAAAAAGTTCCTTCATTACGAGATATTACCATTGCCAATATTTTCTTTGAAAACAGTACAAGAACCAAACTTTCTTTTGAATTAGCGCAGAAACGTTTATCTGCTGATGTGATCAGTTTTTCTGCAGCTCAATCTTCGGTTAAAAAAGGAGAGACCTTGATTGATACTGTAAACAATATCCTTTCGATGAAAGTAGATATGGTTGTAATGCGCCACTCTAATCCCGGAGCGGCTTATTTTTTATCTAAAAATGTTAAAGCCAGTATTGTAAACGCCGGAGACGGAGCGCACGAACATCCAACTCAGGCTTTATTGGACAGTTATTCTATCAGAGAAAAATTGGGCGATGTTGCTGGAAAAAAAGTAGTTATTGTAGGCGATATTCTGCATTCGAGAGTTGCCTTATCTAACATATATGCTTTGCAGATGCAAGGCGCTGAAGTAAAAGTTTGCGGACCAAAAACATTGATTCCGAGATATATCGAATCACTTGGTGTTACGGTTGAGCCGAATTTAAGAAAAGCTTTAGAATGGTGTGATGTAGCCAATATGCTTCGCGTTCAAAACGAACGTATGGATGTGAATTTCTTTCCATCGACACGCGAATACGCGCAACAATACGGAGTTGACAAACAGCTTTTGGATTCTCTTAGCAAAGAAATCGTAATCATGCACCCAGGACCAATCAATAGAGGAGTAGAGATTACTTCTGAAGTAGCCGATTCAGATCATTCGGTGATTTTAAATCAGGTGGAGAATGGTGTTGCGATTAGAATGGCGGTTATTTATTTATTGGCTTCTAAGATTCAGCAATAA
- a CDS encoding dihydrofolate reductase family protein, which produces MRKLIVITMITIDGVMQAPGGPEEDTSGGFEYGGWVAPFGDEEYGNVMQEQMKPADILLGRKTFDIFEEYWPKHAEGWPGINEVTKYVLSSTRKHSDWENSEFHSSVDDIKKLKNTEGGDIKVWGSATLVQLLLEHDLVDDLSLLIYPIILGNGKKLFKDNATPSGFTLTESTVTPKGVIAVNYKKAGEVKTGTIGE; this is translated from the coding sequence ATGAGAAAGTTAATCGTCATAACCATGATTACCATCGATGGCGTAATGCAGGCACCAGGTGGCCCTGAAGAAGACACTTCTGGTGGTTTTGAATATGGAGGTTGGGTAGCGCCGTTTGGAGATGAAGAATATGGCAATGTTATGCAGGAGCAAATGAAACCCGCCGATATTCTTTTAGGCAGAAAAACATTTGATATTTTCGAAGAATATTGGCCGAAACATGCTGAAGGCTGGCCGGGAATTAATGAAGTTACTAAATACGTTTTGTCTTCCACAAGAAAACATTCTGATTGGGAAAACTCGGAATTCCATTCATCTGTAGACGATATCAAAAAACTCAAAAATACAGAAGGAGGAGATATTAAAGTTTGGGGAAGCGCAACACTCGTTCAGCTTTTGCTTGAACATGATTTAGTTGATGACCTTTCTCTTCTCATTTATCCAATTATTCTTGGCAATGGAAAAAAACTATTTAAAGATAATGCAACTCCTTCGGGATTTACTTTAACAGAAAGCACAGTTACACCAAAAGGGGTAATTGCTGTTAATTACAAAAAAGCGGGAGAAGTTAAAACAGGAACAATAGGAGAATAA
- a CDS encoding CAP domain-containing protein, with translation MKKIMRIMTFIAILIAVNACSADTAEGTENSTSTEILITNYAYNDSELETMKLINDYRVGIGLNALEPINHISAKCEEHNKYMIEKNVVDHNDFVARSENLEKVLGAKKVGENVAYNYKTSEAALKAWLESPGHKENIEGNFTHFGLAVTIDAKTGKKYYTNIFVRI, from the coding sequence ATGAAGAAGATAATGCGCATCATGACGTTCATTGCAATACTAATTGCAGTGAACGCATGTTCTGCTGATACTGCAGAGGGAACTGAAAACAGTACTTCAACTGAAATTCTGATTACGAACTACGCGTACAATGATTCAGAATTAGAAACCATGAAATTGATTAACGATTACCGAGTTGGTATTGGTCTAAATGCTTTAGAACCAATCAATCATATTTCGGCTAAATGCGAAGAACACAACAAATATATGATTGAAAAAAATGTTGTTGATCATAATGATTTTGTAGCACGTTCTGAAAACCTTGAAAAAGTGCTGGGTGCAAAAAAAGTTGGAGAAAATGTAGCTTATAACTACAAGACTTCAGAAGCTGCGTTAAAAGCGTGGTTAGAAAGTCCAGGACATAAAGAAAATATTGAAGGTAATTTTACTCATTTTGGTCTAGCAGTTACTATTGATGCTAAAACTGGTAAAAAATATTATACTAACATTTTTGTTAGGATTTAA
- a CDS encoding ribonuclease Z has translation MKLTILGCYAATPRTITNPTAQVLEIKNRLFLIDCGEGTQVQLRKNKIKFSKINHIFISHLHGDHLYGLIGTISTFSLLGRTTDLHIYGPKGIKELILLQLKLTESWTTYDLFFHELESKESEVVFEDKKVIVKTIPLKHRVYTNGYLFQEKPDERKLNIEAVQKYDIHVAYYQKIKNGGDIKLDDGTVIENEKLTFDPAPPKSYAFCSDTVYHEAVLPIIENVDVLYHESTFLESEASLAQKTLHSTAKEAARIALKANAKQLILGHYSTRYDGLERFKQEAEEVFPNVLLADDGLSFEF, from the coding sequence TTGAAACTAACGATACTTGGCTGTTATGCCGCAACTCCTAGAACGATTACTAATCCAACTGCGCAGGTTTTAGAAATCAAAAATCGATTGTTTTTGATTGACTGCGGAGAAGGAACTCAGGTTCAGCTTCGAAAAAATAAGATTAAATTCTCAAAGATCAATCACATTTTTATTTCGCATCTTCACGGCGATCATCTTTATGGTTTGATCGGAACAATTTCAACTTTTTCGCTTTTAGGAAGAACTACAGATTTGCATATTTATGGTCCAAAAGGGATTAAAGAATTAATTCTTCTTCAATTAAAATTGACCGAATCATGGACAACTTATGATTTGTTTTTCCACGAATTAGAATCAAAAGAGAGCGAAGTTGTTTTTGAAGACAAGAAAGTTATAGTAAAGACAATTCCGCTGAAACATCGAGTTTATACAAATGGTTATCTTTTTCAGGAGAAGCCAGATGAAAGAAAACTTAATATTGAAGCTGTTCAGAAATATGATATTCACGTTGCTTATTACCAAAAGATAAAAAATGGAGGTGATATCAAATTGGATGATGGTACCGTAATTGAAAACGAAAAATTGACTTTTGATCCGGCTCCGCCAAAAAGTTACGCCTTTTGCTCTGATACTGTTTATCATGAAGCTGTACTGCCAATTATTGAAAATGTCGATGTTTTGTATCACGAATCGACTTTTTTAGAATCGGAAGCTTCATTGGCACAAAAAACATTACATTCAACAGCAAAAGAAGCGGCACGAATTGCCTTAAAAGCAAATGCAAAACAATTGATTTTAGGTCATTATTCGACGCGATATGATGGTTTAGAACGTTTTAAGCAAGAAGCCGAAGAAGTTTTTCCCAATGTACTTTTAGCAGATGACGGCCTGAGTTTTGAGTTTTAA
- the pdxH gene encoding pyridoxamine 5'-phosphate oxidase, translated as MNDLSNYRRSYEKSELLETNIPEDPINLFNRWFHEVEDFGGSGEVNAMTVSTIGLDGFPKSRVVLLKKFSEEGFIFYTNYNSEKGKAIENNPNVCLSFFWQEMERQVIIKGIAQKTSENISDGYFDSRPNGSKLGAIVSNQSEVIPSRAFLEENLKNLEAQFEGKEIPRPENWGGYLVTPLQVEFWQGRPNRLHDRIRYTSQSDFSWKIERLSS; from the coding sequence ATGAACGATTTAAGTAATTATAGAAGATCCTACGAAAAGAGCGAATTACTGGAAACGAATATTCCAGAAGATCCAATTAACTTATTTAACCGATGGTTTCATGAAGTGGAAGATTTTGGCGGCAGCGGAGAAGTGAACGCTATGACGGTTTCGACAATTGGATTGGATGGTTTCCCGAAATCGCGCGTGGTTTTGTTGAAGAAATTCTCTGAAGAAGGATTTATATTTTACACCAATTATAATTCGGAAAAAGGGAAAGCGATTGAAAATAATCCAAATGTTTGTTTGTCTTTCTTTTGGCAGGAAATGGAACGCCAAGTTATTATAAAGGGAATTGCGCAAAAAACTTCTGAAAATATTTCAGACGGTTATTTTGATTCTCGTCCAAATGGAAGCAAGCTTGGTGCAATAGTTTCCAATCAAAGTGAGGTTATTCCATCGAGAGCTTTCTTGGAAGAAAACTTGAAAAATCTTGAGGCGCAATTTGAAGGAAAAGAAATTCCGAGACCTGAAAATTGGGGTGGATATTTAGTAACTCCTTTACAGGTAGAATTTTGGCAAGGAAGACCTAACCGACTTCATGACCGAATTCGATATACAAGCCAATCTGATTTTTCATGGAAGATTGAGCGATTATCATCTTAG
- the pyrR gene encoding bifunctional pyr operon transcriptional regulator/uracil phosphoribosyltransferase PyrR, giving the protein MSQKVLLNSKEVTIILHRLACQLIEKHLDFSETILVGIQPRGVFLAERLKQILENEYKVPEISLGYLDITFFRDDFRRTDKPLEANKTQINFIVEDKKVIFIDDVLFTGRSIRSALTAIQSFGRPSEIELLVLIDRRFSRHLPIQPDYRGRQVDAINGEKVIVSWKENDGEDVVHLVTN; this is encoded by the coding sequence ATGAGTCAAAAAGTATTACTTAATTCGAAAGAAGTTACTATCATACTGCATCGTTTGGCTTGTCAGTTAATCGAAAAACATCTTGATTTCTCTGAAACAATTTTAGTTGGAATTCAGCCAAGAGGCGTTTTTTTAGCTGAACGTTTAAAACAAATATTAGAAAACGAATACAAGGTTCCTGAAATTTCTTTAGGATATCTGGATATCACTTTTTTTAGAGATGATTTCCGTCGTACTGATAAACCGCTTGAAGCCAATAAAACCCAAATCAATTTTATAGTCGAAGACAAAAAAGTCATTTTTATCGATGACGTTTTGTTTACAGGAAGAAGCATTCGTTCGGCCTTAACTGCCATTCAATCTTTTGGACGACCTTCAGAAATTGAATTATTGGTTTTAATTGACAGACGTTTCAGCCGTCATTTGCCAATTCAGCCCGATTACCGTGGTCGTCAGGTAGATGCTATAAATGGTGAAAAAGTAATTGTAAGCTGGAAAGAAAATGATGGTGAAGATGTTGTTCACCTAGTGACGAATTAA
- a CDS encoding type IX secretion system membrane protein PorP/SprF, whose amino-acid sequence MRTKLFYFVILFVTIASHAQQDAQYTQYMYNTININPAYAGSRGALSIFGLYRTQWVGLDGAPETSTFSVNTPINNSNLGIGGSLVNDKIGPTNENNISVDVSYTVQTSANFKLSFGIKGTANIFNLDVNKLNPEISGDPQFQDLNNKFSPNVGAGVYWHSDKAYIGFSIPNFIETNRYDDNDIAIFKDKINYYLMAGYVFDLDKYQYIKFKPAVLTKMVEGAPLQVDLSANFMFFDKFVAGVGYRWSASLSAMVGFQITDGLYLGYGYDHETTNLNNYNSGSHEIFLRYEFFTKNGKITTPRFF is encoded by the coding sequence ATGAGAACAAAATTATTTTACTTCGTCATTCTGTTTGTAACTATTGCAAGTCACGCACAGCAAGATGCTCAATATACGCAATACATGTACAACACAATAAACATAAATCCTGCTTATGCAGGTTCTCGTGGAGCCTTAAGCATTTTTGGACTATATCGTACACAATGGGTTGGTCTTGATGGCGCACCAGAAACAAGCACTTTCTCTGTAAATACTCCTATTAACAATAGTAATCTGGGAATTGGAGGCTCACTTGTTAATGATAAAATTGGTCCTACAAATGAAAACAACATTTCTGTTGATGTTTCATATACAGTCCAAACATCTGCCAATTTCAAACTGTCGTTTGGTATTAAAGGAACTGCCAATATATTCAATTTAGATGTCAATAAACTGAATCCAGAAATTTCTGGAGATCCACAATTCCAAGATTTGAATAACAAATTTAGTCCAAATGTAGGAGCCGGAGTTTATTGGCATTCAGACAAAGCTTATATTGGTTTTTCTATTCCAAATTTTATTGAAACAAATCGTTACGACGATAATGATATTGCCATTTTCAAAGACAAAATTAATTATTATTTAATGGCAGGTTATGTATTTGATTTGGATAAATACCAATACATCAAATTCAAACCAGCTGTACTTACAAAAATGGTTGAAGGTGCACCGCTTCAAGTAGATCTTTCAGCGAACTTTATGTTCTTTGACAAATTTGTTGCGGGCGTTGGCTACAGATGGAGCGCTTCATTAAGCGCCATGGTTGGGTTCCAAATCACAGACGGTCTTTATTTAGGTTATGGTTACGATCATGAAACCACAAACCTGAATAACTATAATTCAGGATCTCATGAAATATTCCTGCGTTATGAATTCTTTACTAAAAATGGTAAAATCACAACTCCTCGTTTCTTCTAA
- a CDS encoding ribonuclease Z: MKVDQKGHTVTIKDTQGDVNSFLEKVTQQIKTFEKHNIIIDLSSDSALTENDLTLFLPLSKQQKKAKKSFVIVATDLDFNAISDKLVVVPSLLEAHDIIEMEEIERDLGF; the protein is encoded by the coding sequence ATGAAAGTAGATCAAAAAGGACATACCGTTACCATTAAGGATACGCAAGGAGATGTAAATTCTTTCTTGGAAAAAGTGACGCAACAAATCAAGACTTTTGAAAAACATAATATTATAATCGATCTTTCATCTGATTCGGCTTTGACTGAAAATGATTTGACGCTTTTTTTACCGCTTTCAAAACAACAGAAAAAAGCTAAAAAGTCATTTGTAATTGTAGCTACAGATCTTGATTTTAATGCTATTTCAGATAAATTGGTTGTGGTTCCTTCTCTTTTGGAAGCACACGATATTATCGAAATGGAGGAAATAGAAAGAGACTTAGGATTTTAA